One Staphylococcus simiae genomic region harbors:
- the nagE gene encoding N-acetylglucosamine-specific PTS transporter subunit IIBC: MYKFFQNLGRSLMLPVAVLPAAAIITGIGNSLNALHVVPLIATFFTTVGTTILEQLGILFAIGVAIGMSKKNDGAVALAATLGFLLVTVVLSPKKLAPLLGMKMSSIDMAFEKMDNTNVFVGIIIGLIAAYTYNKFSETELPLALSFFSGKRLVPILTAFFCTFLAVVLLFVWPVVYSWIVWFGESIVGMGSLGAFLYGVTNRLLIPTGLHHALNSVFWFDTVGINDIGKFQSGKDAIKGITGRYQAGFFPIMMFGVPAAALAMYHTAKSSQQKQVYGWFLASAVAAFFVGVTEPIEFAFMFVAPVLYVIHALLTGLSLFIASFFHWTAGFSFSAGLIDYVLSLVNPVANHPLMLLVQGVVFFILYYVIFRFVIQVFNLNTIGRGDNELTDPTTDNKTVATGETNSTRGKFYHNAMIILEGLGGRDNITNLTNCATRLRLELKDTNLIDQQKIKSAGAVGVTVSGKHSSQVIIGTHVQQIADELEKQM; the protein is encoded by the coding sequence ATGTATAAATTTTTTCAAAATTTAGGACGCTCTTTAATGTTACCTGTAGCAGTATTGCCAGCAGCAGCTATTATAACTGGTATAGGTAACTCATTAAATGCCTTACATGTTGTACCATTAATCGCTACTTTTTTCACAACAGTAGGGACAACGATATTAGAACAATTAGGAATATTATTCGCAATTGGTGTAGCGATAGGAATGTCTAAGAAGAATGATGGTGCCGTTGCTTTAGCGGCTACACTTGGGTTTTTACTTGTAACTGTAGTCTTATCACCAAAAAAATTAGCACCATTATTAGGTATGAAGATGTCTAGTATTGATATGGCTTTTGAAAAAATGGATAATACAAATGTTTTTGTAGGAATTATAATTGGTTTAATTGCTGCATATACATATAATAAATTTAGTGAAACAGAATTACCTTTGGCCTTATCATTTTTCAGTGGTAAAAGACTTGTACCTATTTTAACAGCATTCTTTTGTACGTTTTTAGCTGTGGTATTACTTTTTGTTTGGCCAGTTGTATATTCTTGGATAGTATGGTTTGGTGAGTCAATTGTCGGTATGGGATCGTTAGGTGCATTTCTATATGGTGTAACCAATCGTTTATTAATTCCAACAGGTTTACATCATGCATTAAATAGTGTTTTTTGGTTTGACACAGTTGGTATTAATGACATTGGTAAATTCCAAAGTGGTAAAGATGCTATTAAAGGTATCACTGGTCGATACCAAGCAGGCTTCTTCCCAATCATGATGTTTGGTGTTCCAGCTGCTGCACTTGCCATGTATCATACAGCTAAATCATCACAACAAAAGCAAGTATATGGTTGGTTTTTAGCGAGTGCAGTAGCAGCATTTTTTGTTGGTGTAACAGAACCTATTGAATTTGCTTTTATGTTTGTTGCGCCGGTTTTATACGTTATTCATGCGTTATTAACTGGTTTATCATTATTTATTGCTTCATTTTTCCATTGGACAGCAGGATTTTCATTTAGCGCTGGATTAATCGATTATGTCTTATCATTAGTTAATCCAGTTGCTAATCATCCATTGATGCTTTTAGTTCAAGGTGTAGTGTTCTTTATTTTGTACTATGTTATTTTCAGATTTGTTATTCAAGTGTTTAATTTAAACACTATAGGTCGTGGAGATAATGAGTTAACTGATCCAACGACTGATAATAAAACTGTGGCTACAGGTGAAACGAATTCGACGCGCGGAAAATTTTATCATAATGCAATGATTATCTTAGAAGGTTTGGGTGGTCGCGACAATATAACTAATTTAACAAATTGTGCGACACGATTGCGTTTAGAATTAAAGGATACTAATTTAATAGATCAACAAAAAATTAAAAGTGCAGGAGCTGTTGGTGTGACAGTAAGTGGTAAACATTCATCACAAGTCATCATTGGTACACATGTACAGCAAATAGCTGATGAACTTGAGAAACAAATGTAA
- a CDS encoding lysophospholipid acyltransferase family protein, producing MYSFVSSILKFILVKLSKSLYVIGKDNIPQDNKYVVTCTHESYNEVIMLGMALYPNQIHYMAKKELFNNKWIGQFLTSLNAFPVDRENPGPSTLKRPINLLKEHKTVGIFPTGHRTSAEGAPLKRGAATIAMLSKSPILPVAYVGPNKIHGLITGQALINIGEPIDLAKLPKDLKRNERIDYITKEIETRTAKLQQELNEIAKSL from the coding sequence ATGTATTCGTTTGTCAGTAGTATTTTAAAATTTATTTTAGTGAAATTATCAAAATCACTGTATGTTATTGGTAAAGATAATATTCCACAAGATAATAAATATGTTGTAACTTGTACACATGAAAGTTATAACGAAGTTATTATGTTAGGAATGGCATTATATCCAAATCAAATCCATTATATGGCAAAGAAAGAATTATTTAATAACAAATGGATTGGACAGTTTTTAACATCATTAAATGCTTTTCCTGTCGATAGGGAGAATCCAGGACCTAGCACATTAAAACGTCCAATTAATTTATTAAAAGAGCATAAGACAGTTGGTATTTTCCCAACAGGTCATCGTACTTCAGCTGAAGGCGCACCATTAAAAAGAGGGGCTGCAACGATTGCGATGTTAAGTAAATCTCCAATTTTACCAGTTGCTTATGTCGGTCCTAACAAAATTCATGGACTAATTACAGGGCAAGCGCTGATTAATATTGGTGAACCGATTGATCTTGCTAAGTTACCAAAAGATTTAAAACGTAATGAACGTATTGATTACATTACTAAAGAAATTGAAACACGTACTGCAAAGTTACAACAAGAATTAAACGAAATTGCTAAAAGTTTATAA